One region of Paenarthrobacter ureafaciens genomic DNA includes:
- a CDS encoding heme o synthase, whose product MTAVVSTTDTPVNATPARGSIGFSRKLKAYLALTKPRVIELLLVSTLPTMIFAQRGFPSIGLMLATLVGGAFAAGSAGVFNCYIDRDIDKLMHRTEKRPLVTGEVSPREAIVFAWLLGAASIAILWFGANPLSAWLGLGAIVFYVVIYTMILKRRTAQNIVWGGAAGCFPVLIAWSAVTNTVEWPAIVLFMVIFLWTPPHYWPLSMRYGEDYRNAKVPMLGAIAGAKVVSVQVVLYAWAMVACSLLMIPVGGAGWVYTIAAVATGAWFLYESHALYKRAQGGDVSNKGAMKVFHGSISYLTLLFIALAVDPFVGSPLIGG is encoded by the coding sequence GTGACTGCCGTCGTGAGCACAACTGATACGCCCGTCAACGCGACCCCGGCCCGGGGGAGCATTGGATTTTCCCGCAAGCTCAAGGCGTATCTGGCTCTCACCAAACCGCGCGTCATAGAACTCCTTTTGGTGAGCACGTTGCCCACCATGATCTTTGCCCAGCGGGGATTCCCGTCGATCGGGCTCATGCTGGCAACCCTCGTGGGTGGTGCCTTCGCTGCCGGCAGCGCAGGCGTGTTCAACTGCTACATCGACCGCGATATCGACAAACTCATGCACCGCACGGAGAAGCGGCCGTTGGTCACCGGTGAGGTCAGCCCGCGTGAAGCGATTGTCTTCGCATGGCTCCTCGGTGCGGCCTCCATCGCCATCCTGTGGTTCGGCGCCAACCCGCTCTCCGCTTGGCTGGGCCTCGGCGCGATCGTTTTCTACGTGGTCATCTACACGATGATCCTCAAGCGCCGCACCGCCCAGAACATCGTCTGGGGAGGCGCGGCAGGTTGTTTCCCTGTCCTCATCGCATGGTCCGCAGTCACCAACACCGTTGAGTGGCCGGCCATTGTACTGTTCATGGTGATTTTCCTGTGGACTCCGCCGCACTATTGGCCGCTGTCCATGCGCTACGGCGAGGACTACCGGAACGCCAAGGTCCCCATGCTCGGGGCGATTGCGGGCGCCAAGGTCGTCTCGGTGCAGGTTGTCCTTTACGCCTGGGCCATGGTGGCCTGCTCGCTGCTGATGATTCCGGTGGGTGGAGCAGGGTGGGTTTACACCATCGCGGCCGTTGCCACCGGCGCCTGGTTCCTCTACGAAAGCCACGCCCTCTACAAACGGGCACAGGGCGGGGACGTCTCCAACAAGGGCGCAATGAAGGTTTTCCACGGCTCCATCAGCTACCTGACACTGCTCTTCATCGCCTTGGCCGTCGACCCGTTCGTCGGTTCACCCCTCATCGGCGGCTAG
- a CDS encoding COX15/CtaA family protein produces the protein MSTASRLPKTVQRLTSKLPTEVNRTVRRLAVLSLIGQTVLVVTGGAVRLTASGLGCPTWPRCTDDSLVNTPEMGIHGFIEFGNRLLTFALAAVAALMLVYLWNLRKERRDLFLLALGLLASIPAQAIIGGITVLSGLNPWVVGLHFLVSMALVVVATLLVNRAFGRTGQFMNRTLAPLPSILRPAMMAVLVFSTIAVMLGVVVTGAGPHAGDADAPRNNLDWDLFSHIHAIPAYVITAGSLFAVYLVLRHKISGPFRTAAFLMLAVTALQAVIGFTQYYNGIPALLVGAHMLGAALLMSASTNAADLAKASPVK, from the coding sequence GTGAGCACGGCATCGCGCCTACCAAAGACCGTACAGCGGCTTACGTCCAAGCTGCCCACGGAGGTGAACCGCACCGTACGCCGCCTGGCGGTCCTCTCCTTGATCGGCCAGACAGTCCTTGTAGTCACCGGCGGAGCCGTGCGCCTGACCGCATCCGGGCTGGGCTGCCCTACCTGGCCGCGTTGCACCGATGACTCCCTGGTCAACACCCCTGAGATGGGCATTCATGGCTTCATTGAGTTCGGCAACAGGCTCCTGACGTTCGCCCTTGCCGCGGTAGCCGCGTTGATGCTCGTCTACTTGTGGAACCTCCGCAAGGAACGCCGGGACCTCTTCCTGCTTGCCTTGGGCCTGCTCGCAAGCATCCCTGCGCAAGCAATCATCGGTGGCATCACGGTCCTTTCCGGCCTCAACCCGTGGGTGGTCGGGTTGCATTTCCTCGTCTCCATGGCGCTGGTTGTTGTTGCCACGCTCCTGGTCAACAGGGCATTTGGCCGGACCGGGCAGTTCATGAACAGGACGCTTGCACCGCTCCCGTCCATCCTCCGTCCCGCGATGATGGCCGTCCTGGTCTTCTCCACCATCGCGGTCATGCTCGGCGTGGTGGTGACGGGTGCCGGCCCCCACGCCGGCGACGCCGACGCTCCCCGGAACAACCTCGACTGGGACCTGTTCTCCCACATCCATGCCATCCCGGCCTACGTCATCACGGCTGGCTCGCTGTTCGCCGTCTACCTGGTGTTGCGGCACAAAATCAGCGGCCCCTTCCGTACGGCTGCCTTCCTCATGCTCGCGGTCACAGCTCTCCAGGCCGTCATTGGCTTCACGCAGTACTACAACGGCATCCCCGCGCTGCTGGTGGGTGCCCACATGCTGGGTGCGGCACTGCTCATGAGTGCCTCGACCAACGCTGCAGACCTCGCCAAGGCCAGCCCCGTTAAGTAG
- the sufD gene encoding Fe-S cluster assembly protein SufD: MTDITTEKARIGAPSAQPFIDGFTEEGENLSPINASGSTAEQPSAGPLAGASAKSHSHGGGVGVPDSSRAGRLTSYELNDFKALTGLEEDWRFTPLRRLRGLHTEALTGAAPTTTVSAPAGVTVETVGRDDQRIGLAGIPEDRVSANAWANFKEATVITVPSETSLESEITVTLAGAGTEAAAQHVVVVAQKFSKAVLVLGHEGSAVVSENVEIIVEDGADLTVVSLQEWNDDSVHASSQQAKIGRDAKFKHIVVSLGGDLVRVTPTARFAAPGGEAELFGLYFADAGQHLEHRTFVDHAQPNCVSNVLYKGALQGKGAHTVWVGDVLIQKNAEGTDSYEKNQNLVLTDGCRADSVPNLEIETGLIEGAGHASATGRFDDEHLFYLMARGIPEDVARRLVVRGFLNEIIQKIKVPAIEERLTAAVERELAATDN, encoded by the coding sequence ATGACTGATATCACTACCGAAAAGGCCCGTATCGGCGCGCCTTCAGCCCAGCCCTTTATCGACGGCTTCACGGAGGAGGGCGAGAATCTTTCGCCCATCAACGCGTCAGGTTCGACGGCGGAACAGCCTTCCGCAGGTCCGCTCGCGGGCGCTTCGGCCAAGAGCCATTCGCATGGCGGCGGCGTCGGCGTTCCGGACAGCTCCCGGGCCGGTCGTTTGACCTCTTATGAACTGAACGATTTCAAGGCATTGACCGGCTTGGAAGAAGACTGGCGCTTCACGCCGCTTCGCCGCCTGCGCGGCCTCCACACTGAGGCCTTGACCGGCGCAGCTCCCACCACCACTGTGTCCGCCCCTGCCGGTGTCACGGTGGAGACCGTGGGCCGCGATGACCAGCGCATCGGCCTGGCCGGCATTCCGGAAGACCGGGTTTCCGCCAACGCCTGGGCAAACTTCAAGGAAGCCACGGTCATCACGGTTCCTTCGGAGACGTCGCTTGAGTCGGAGATCACGGTGACCCTCGCGGGCGCCGGCACCGAGGCAGCTGCCCAGCACGTGGTTGTCGTTGCGCAGAAGTTCTCCAAGGCCGTGCTTGTCCTGGGCCATGAAGGCTCCGCAGTCGTGTCCGAGAACGTGGAGATCATCGTCGAAGACGGCGCCGACCTCACGGTCGTTTCCCTGCAGGAATGGAACGACGACTCCGTTCACGCGTCGTCGCAGCAAGCGAAAATCGGCCGCGATGCCAAGTTCAAGCACATCGTGGTCAGCCTTGGCGGCGACCTAGTCCGGGTTACGCCGACGGCACGCTTTGCCGCCCCCGGTGGCGAGGCCGAACTCTTCGGCCTTTACTTTGCCGATGCAGGACAGCACCTGGAGCACCGCACCTTTGTTGACCACGCGCAGCCCAACTGTGTGTCGAACGTCCTGTACAAGGGCGCTCTCCAGGGCAAAGGTGCGCACACCGTGTGGGTTGGCGACGTTCTGATCCAGAAGAACGCCGAGGGCACTGACAGCTACGAGAAGAACCAGAACCTGGTCCTGACCGATGGCTGCCGCGCTGACTCCGTGCCGAACCTCGAGATCGAAACCGGCCTCATCGAGGGTGCGGGCCATGCCAGCGCCACCGGCCGTTTTGATGATGAGCACCTGTTCTACCTCATGGCGCGCGGTATTCCGGAAGATGTTGCCCGCAGGCTCGTGGTCCGCGGCTTCCTCAACGAAATCATCCAGAAGATCAAGGTCCCGGCCATCGAGGAACGCCTGACCGCTGCGGTTGAGCGCGAACTCGCTGCGACAGACAACTAA
- the sufB gene encoding Fe-S cluster assembly protein SufB, which yields MTGQLAEGTAEKAVADGTVISEILEKNPELHGIGNYEYGWADKNDVGANARRGLSEEVVRDISEKKSEPEWMLDLRLKGLKYFDRKPMPTWGADLSGIDFDNIKYFVRSTEKQAATWEDLPEDIRNTYEKLGIPEAERSRLVSGVAAQYESEVVYHQIREDLEAQGVIFLDTDTALKEHPEIFQEYFGTVIPVGDNKFASLNTAVWSGGSFVYVPKGVHVEIPLQAYFRINTENMGQFERTLIIADEDSYVHYIEGCTAPIYTSDSLHSAVVEIIVKKGARVRYTTIQNWSNNVYNLVTKRAICEEGATMEWVDGNIGSKVTMKYPAVYLVGEHAKGETLSIAFAGEGQHQDTGSKMVHIAPNTKSSIISKSVARGGGRAAYRGLVQVREGAKHSANTVRCDALLVDTISRSDTYPYIDIREDDVVLGHEATVSRVSEEQLFYLMSRGMPEDEAMAMIVRGFIEPIARELPMEYALELNRLIELQMEGSVG from the coding sequence ATGACGGGTCAATTAGCTGAAGGAACAGCAGAGAAGGCAGTAGCTGACGGCACTGTGATCTCGGAGATTCTGGAAAAGAATCCCGAGTTGCACGGTATCGGCAACTACGAATACGGCTGGGCCGACAAGAACGACGTCGGCGCAAATGCCCGCCGTGGCCTGAGCGAGGAGGTTGTCCGTGACATCTCCGAGAAGAAGAGCGAGCCCGAATGGATGCTCGACCTGCGCCTGAAGGGCCTGAAGTACTTCGATCGCAAGCCCATGCCTACTTGGGGTGCAGACCTCTCCGGCATCGACTTCGACAACATCAAGTACTTCGTCCGGTCTACGGAGAAGCAGGCTGCAACGTGGGAAGACCTCCCGGAGGACATCCGGAACACCTACGAGAAGCTCGGCATCCCCGAAGCTGAGCGCAGCCGCCTCGTTTCCGGTGTGGCCGCCCAGTACGAGTCCGAGGTTGTCTACCACCAGATCCGTGAGGACCTGGAAGCCCAGGGCGTCATCTTCCTGGACACGGATACCGCACTGAAGGAGCACCCGGAAATCTTCCAGGAGTACTTCGGCACGGTCATTCCGGTGGGTGACAACAAGTTCGCTTCGTTGAACACCGCGGTCTGGTCCGGCGGTTCCTTCGTTTACGTGCCCAAGGGTGTCCACGTAGAGATCCCGCTGCAGGCCTACTTCCGCATCAACACGGAGAACATGGGCCAGTTCGAACGTACGCTGATCATCGCGGACGAAGACTCCTACGTGCACTACATCGAGGGTTGCACGGCTCCGATCTACACCTCGGATTCACTGCACTCGGCCGTTGTGGAGATCATCGTGAAGAAGGGCGCCCGCGTCCGCTACACGACCATCCAGAACTGGTCCAACAACGTGTACAACCTCGTCACCAAGCGCGCCATCTGCGAAGAAGGCGCCACCATGGAGTGGGTCGATGGCAACATCGGTTCCAAGGTGACCATGAAGTACCCGGCGGTTTACCTGGTTGGCGAGCACGCCAAGGGCGAAACCCTGTCCATCGCCTTCGCCGGTGAGGGGCAGCACCAGGACACCGGCTCCAAGATGGTCCACATCGCGCCGAACACCAAGAGCTCCATCATCTCCAAGTCGGTGGCCCGCGGTGGCGGCCGTGCTGCCTACCGCGGCCTGGTCCAGGTCCGCGAGGGCGCAAAGCACTCAGCCAACACGGTCCGCTGTGATGCCCTCCTGGTGGACACGATCTCCCGTTCGGACACCTACCCGTACATCGACATCCGCGAGGACGACGTCGTACTGGGCCACGAAGCCACCGTTTCACGCGTCAGCGAAGAGCAGCTGTTCTATCTGATGTCCCGCGGCATGCCGGAGGACGAGGCCATGGCCATGATCGTGCGCGGCTTCATTGAGCCGATCGCCCGCGAGCTGCCCATGGAATACGCCCTTGAGCTGAACCGCTTGATTGAACTTCAGATGGAAGGATCCGTCGGTTAA
- a CDS encoding helix-turn-helix transcriptional regulator, whose amino-acid sequence MPSKRHAAPAGAPMAAPALPDAEDRTRDRVLSAVLENGPVSAAELGDLLGFTPAAVRRHLDHLERNGVIEVKRVAKAGSGAGRPARRYVLSSQGQSKLGDDYLNIASSALRKLEAIAGADAVREYAEERFAELESRYAPEVEAAGDDITSRAMALSQALSRDGYVASAHSIEAKAPLPAEFSSVQLCQGHCPIQQLAAEFPVFCDTETKVFSRLVGVDVRRLSTLAQGGHVCTTHIPTGRPSATVLPGTAVPAGSPSQESNNQQERP is encoded by the coding sequence ATGCCATCAAAGCGGCATGCGGCACCAGCCGGAGCCCCCATGGCGGCTCCCGCGCTGCCGGACGCTGAAGATCGCACGCGCGACCGCGTGCTCAGCGCCGTGCTCGAAAACGGTCCGGTCAGCGCCGCCGAACTGGGCGATCTACTCGGTTTCACGCCGGCGGCTGTCAGGAGGCACCTCGACCACCTTGAGCGCAACGGCGTCATAGAGGTGAAGCGGGTAGCGAAGGCAGGCTCCGGCGCCGGTCGCCCGGCACGCCGCTATGTCCTCAGTTCCCAGGGCCAGTCAAAGCTCGGGGACGATTACCTGAACATCGCAAGCTCGGCCCTGCGGAAGCTTGAGGCCATTGCCGGAGCAGACGCCGTCCGTGAGTATGCGGAAGAACGTTTCGCTGAGCTGGAGAGCCGCTACGCACCCGAGGTGGAAGCTGCCGGGGACGACATCACCTCGCGCGCCATGGCACTGTCCCAGGCACTCAGCCGCGACGGCTACGTAGCGTCGGCACACTCGATTGAAGCCAAAGCTCCGTTGCCCGCCGAATTCTCCAGCGTCCAGTTGTGCCAGGGCCATTGCCCAATCCAGCAACTGGCTGCCGAATTCCCGGTGTTCTGCGATACGGAGACCAAAGTGTTTTCCCGTTTGGTGGGCGTCGACGTGCGCCGGCTGTCCACTTTGGCGCAAGGCGGTCACGTCTGCACCACCCATATACCTACCGGGCGCCCCTCGGCCACAGTGCTCCCCGGCACTGCAGTGCCGGCGGGAAGCCCGTCCCAGGAATCAAACAACCAGCAAGAAAGGCCGTGA
- a CDS encoding non-heme iron oxygenase ferredoxin subunit, giving the protein MSDHIKGELVCNANDIKVKQALRVLIDDYPVAIVKDSMGEIHAVGDTCSHADISLSEGEVEGCAIECWGHGSQFDLRSGQPLQLPAYDPVPVFAVTIDGDDVYVDVTNVVNGAPVNNY; this is encoded by the coding sequence ATGAGTGATCACATCAAGGGCGAACTGGTTTGCAACGCCAACGACATCAAGGTCAAGCAGGCGTTGCGTGTCCTGATCGACGACTACCCGGTAGCCATCGTCAAGGACTCGATGGGCGAAATCCACGCCGTCGGCGACACCTGCTCGCACGCTGACATCTCATTGTCCGAGGGCGAGGTCGAGGGCTGCGCCATCGAATGTTGGGGCCACGGTTCCCAGTTCGACCTGCGCAGCGGCCAACCCCTTCAGTTGCCTGCCTACGACCCCGTCCCCGTTTTCGCCGTCACCATCGATGGCGACGACGTCTACGTGGACGTGACCAACGTTGTGAACGGCGCCCCGGTCAACAACTACTGA
- a CDS encoding ATP-binding cassette domain-containing protein — protein sequence MRTKRISPAASADFAKPGAFVDLLLHVDDIRASHDQRRILRGVGFSLHRGEILGLIGTNGAGKTTLMDVLTGSHLPNGGRMSLAGENFNPDSLEAAQACGVGLIPQNFRLDPEQTVAKAIFRRTFQAAKHHPELRAQAAKLIAEVGVDLDPDAKVGVLVRAEQALVEVLRMVAEEAQLVIMDEVAASLPDHDVAVLHKVLRMLTGQGRAIIYITHRLDEVRSITAR from the coding sequence ATGCGCACCAAAAGAATTTCTCCGGCCGCCAGCGCCGATTTCGCGAAACCAGGAGCTTTTGTGGACCTTCTCTTGCACGTGGACGATATCCGTGCGTCACACGACCAGCGGCGCATCCTTCGCGGTGTAGGCTTTTCGCTGCACCGTGGAGAGATTCTGGGATTGATAGGCACCAACGGGGCGGGTAAAACCACCTTGATGGACGTCCTGACCGGCTCCCATCTACCCAACGGCGGGCGCATGAGCCTCGCCGGCGAAAACTTCAACCCGGACTCCTTGGAAGCAGCCCAGGCCTGCGGCGTAGGCCTCATTCCCCAAAATTTTCGGCTTGATCCTGAACAGACCGTCGCCAAGGCTATCTTCCGCAGGACGTTCCAGGCCGCTAAGCACCATCCCGAGCTCCGGGCCCAGGCAGCAAAGCTCATCGCGGAGGTGGGGGTGGACCTGGACCCTGACGCGAAAGTAGGAGTCCTGGTCCGCGCCGAGCAGGCCCTGGTGGAAGTCCTCCGTATGGTGGCGGAAGAGGCACAGTTGGTCATCATGGACGAGGTCGCGGCTTCCTTGCCGGACCACGATGTAGCAGTGCTGCACAAGGTACTGCGGATGCTGACAGGCCAAGGACGCGCCATCATCTACATCACCCACCGGTTGGATGAAGTGCGCTCGATTACGGCCCGGTAA
- a CDS encoding ABC transporter permease: MSPLLGTNAGPASLTRRILQQGRYETITMLRNGEQLILAIILPLLALLGLVVTPLLDGLGGARVDIATPGILALCAMSTAFTGQGIATGFDRRYGVLRFLSTTPLGRGGLIAGKILAVLVVLFLQVVVVGVIAAFLGWQPHPSGWLPGLAILVLGAAAFTALGLLVAGTVRPEATLAITNLLWILLGALGGIVVPAERLPGLAQAIAHFLPSGALGEALRDAFQYGLVPVPAVVVLLLWTVLAGAAAIRWFKWN; this comes from the coding sequence ATGAGCCCGCTCCTCGGCACCAATGCCGGTCCCGCATCCCTGACGCGACGCATCCTGCAGCAGGGACGCTACGAGACCATCACCATGCTCCGCAACGGCGAGCAACTCATCCTGGCCATCATCCTGCCGCTCCTTGCATTGCTTGGATTGGTTGTCACGCCGCTGCTGGACGGTTTGGGCGGTGCGCGTGTGGACATCGCCACCCCCGGCATCCTTGCCCTCTGCGCCATGTCCACGGCGTTCACCGGACAAGGAATCGCCACCGGCTTCGACCGCCGCTACGGGGTACTTCGGTTCCTTTCCACCACTCCCCTGGGTCGCGGCGGGCTCATCGCCGGCAAGATCCTCGCGGTGTTGGTGGTGTTGTTCCTCCAGGTGGTGGTGGTCGGCGTCATCGCAGCGTTCCTGGGGTGGCAACCCCACCCGTCCGGTTGGCTTCCCGGGCTCGCGATCCTGGTTTTGGGCGCCGCGGCTTTCACGGCCCTGGGCCTCCTGGTAGCGGGCACCGTCCGTCCCGAGGCAACGCTGGCCATCACCAACTTGTTGTGGATCCTGCTGGGCGCACTGGGCGGCATTGTGGTTCCCGCCGAACGCTTGCCGGGCCTCGCCCAGGCCATCGCGCATTTCCTGCCCTCCGGGGCGTTGGGAGAAGCACTCCGGGACGCTTTCCAGTACGGATTGGTACCCGTCCCCGCCGTCGTAGTCCTCTTGCTGTGGACGGTTCTTGCCGGAGCCGCAGCCATCCGCTGGTTCAAGTGGAACTGA
- a CDS encoding ABC transporter ATP-binding protein, with the protein MRSTDSPVLSIDGLVKDVGPLASLDGKMLRVVSDLSLVAGRGEITALLGANGAGKTTTLECAQGLQKRTGGTISLLGQDPDTAGAELRSRVGVMLQDGGLPPSARPLPLLRHIAGMYQKPMELGRLVDRLGIDQFSRTSVRRLSGGQKQRLALAAALVGNPEILFLDEPSAGLDPQSRQIVFELIAELRDAGMGIVLTTHLMDDAERLADYVYIIDGGHNVAEGTVAELLAQEHSADIADRTLYFDIPPGLELGAALSAGLQVTQTRAGSFTVSGALTPADLASLAAWWAEKDILPASLRLEARSLEDVFLDISGRDLR; encoded by the coding sequence GTGCGATCCACCGACTCCCCTGTCCTCAGCATAGACGGACTCGTCAAGGATGTGGGCCCCCTGGCCTCCCTCGACGGCAAGATGCTCCGTGTAGTGAGTGACCTTTCCCTTGTGGCCGGTCGCGGCGAAATCACCGCGCTCCTGGGTGCCAACGGGGCCGGTAAGACCACCACCCTGGAATGCGCACAAGGACTGCAAAAACGCACCGGGGGCACCATCTCCCTCCTTGGCCAGGATCCTGATACCGCAGGTGCGGAACTGAGGTCCCGCGTCGGCGTGATGCTCCAGGACGGCGGCCTCCCGCCGTCGGCCCGTCCCCTGCCGCTGCTGCGGCATATTGCCGGCATGTACCAAAAGCCCATGGAGCTGGGCCGCCTTGTTGACCGTTTGGGCATCGACCAGTTCAGCCGGACGTCCGTGCGCCGCCTCTCCGGTGGGCAGAAGCAGCGGCTGGCCCTGGCGGCAGCCCTGGTGGGCAACCCCGAGATCCTCTTCCTCGACGAGCCGAGCGCCGGACTGGATCCGCAGTCGCGCCAGATCGTCTTCGAGCTCATTGCCGAGCTCCGCGACGCCGGCATGGGAATTGTCCTGACGACCCATTTGATGGATGACGCGGAACGGTTGGCCGATTACGTCTACATCATCGACGGCGGCCACAACGTCGCCGAAGGCACTGTCGCGGAGTTGCTGGCCCAGGAGCATTCAGCGGATATCGCTGACAGGACCCTGTACTTCGACATTCCGCCAGGGCTCGAACTGGGAGCTGCCCTCAGTGCCGGACTGCAGGTGACGCAAACCCGTGCGGGAAGTTTTACCGTCAGCGGGGCACTAACACCGGCGGACCTGGCTTCGCTGGCAGCCTGGTGGGCGGAAAAGGACATCTTGCCTGCATCGCTTCGCCTTGAGGCACGGAGCCTCGAGGACGTATTCCTGGATATCTCCGGAAGGGATCTTCGATGA
- the tkt gene encoding transketolase: MEEQELSWTDLDQKAVDTVRVLAADAVEKVGNGHPGTAMSLAPAAYLLFQKLMRHDPKNPEWIGRDRFILSPGHTSLTLYIQLFLSGYGLELKDLEALRTWGSLTPGHPEYKHTAGVEITTGPLGQGLASSVGFAYSQRRQRGLFDADAPAGESPFDHTIWVIASDGDLQEGVTSEASSLAGHQELGNLVVIYDENHISIEDDTDVAFTEDVLKRYEAYGWHTQRVDWTKTGEYVEDVQELYSALLKAKAETTKPSIISLRTIIGYPAPKKQNTGKIHGSALGAEEVAALKTVLGFDPAKSFEVDEEVLAHARKVVERGSEERAAWQSKFEAWQASNPDGAALLERIEAKKLPVGIDAALPVFEAGKDVSTRAASGKVLNAIGPVLPELWGGSADLAESNNTTIEGSPSFIPTSRSTDAWKGNPYGRVLHFGIREHAAASIVNGIALHGRTRAFSGTFLIFSDYQRPAIRLGALMGVPSLYVWTHDSIGLGEDGPTHQPVEQLASLRAIPGLDVVRPGDANEVAAAWKVMLENHENPAGIVLTRQNIPTYARGEGEASGDTFASTAGVAKGGYVLAEASKGGETVDAQVILIGTGSEVQLAVAAREALQSEGIATRVVSMPCVEWFNKQDEAYRESVLPSDVKARVSVEAGLAQGWREFVGDAGRSISLEHFGASADYKRLFTEFGITAEAVAAAAKDSLAAVNA; this comes from the coding sequence TTGGAAGAGCAAGAACTGTCCTGGACCGATCTGGACCAGAAGGCTGTTGACACCGTTCGCGTGTTGGCTGCCGACGCTGTGGAGAAGGTCGGGAACGGCCACCCGGGTACGGCCATGAGCCTGGCGCCCGCGGCTTACCTGCTTTTCCAGAAGCTGATGCGCCACGACCCCAAGAACCCTGAGTGGATTGGCCGCGACCGGTTCATCCTCTCCCCCGGCCACACTTCGCTGACGCTCTACATCCAGTTGTTCCTCTCGGGTTACGGCCTGGAACTGAAGGACCTTGAGGCGTTGCGTACCTGGGGCTCCCTGACCCCGGGCCACCCCGAGTACAAGCACACCGCAGGCGTGGAAATCACCACCGGCCCGCTGGGCCAGGGCCTCGCGTCCTCGGTCGGGTTCGCTTACTCCCAGCGCCGCCAGCGCGGCCTGTTCGACGCCGATGCTCCCGCCGGCGAGTCGCCGTTCGACCACACCATCTGGGTCATCGCTTCCGACGGCGACCTGCAGGAAGGCGTGACCTCCGAGGCTTCCTCGCTGGCCGGCCACCAGGAACTGGGCAACCTCGTAGTGATCTACGACGAGAACCACATCTCGATCGAAGACGACACCGACGTTGCATTCACCGAGGACGTTCTGAAGCGTTACGAAGCTTACGGCTGGCACACCCAGCGGGTGGACTGGACCAAGACCGGCGAGTACGTCGAAGATGTCCAGGAACTCTACTCGGCCCTGCTGAAGGCCAAGGCAGAGACCACCAAGCCGTCCATCATCTCGCTGCGCACCATCATCGGTTACCCGGCCCCGAAGAAGCAGAACACCGGCAAGATCCACGGTTCGGCCCTCGGTGCCGAAGAGGTTGCCGCTCTTAAGACCGTTCTTGGCTTTGATCCTGCGAAGTCCTTCGAGGTCGATGAAGAGGTTCTCGCCCACGCCCGCAAGGTTGTTGAGCGTGGTTCCGAAGAGCGCGCTGCCTGGCAGAGCAAGTTCGAGGCATGGCAGGCGTCCAACCCGGATGGTGCCGCACTCCTGGAGCGCATCGAGGCAAAGAAGCTGCCCGTGGGCATCGACGCAGCCCTGCCGGTGTTCGAGGCGGGCAAGGACGTTTCCACCCGTGCAGCTTCGGGCAAGGTCCTGAACGCGATCGGCCCGGTCCTCCCGGAACTCTGGGGCGGTTCTGCCGACCTCGCCGAGTCCAACAACACCACGATCGAGGGCTCGCCGTCGTTCATCCCCACCTCGCGTTCCACCGACGCCTGGAAGGGCAACCCCTACGGCCGTGTGCTGCACTTCGGTATCCGCGAGCACGCTGCTGCCTCGATTGTGAACGGCATCGCCCTGCATGGCCGCACCCGTGCGTTCTCCGGCACGTTCCTGATCTTCTCCGACTACCAGCGCCCGGCCATCCGCCTCGGCGCGCTGATGGGTGTTCCCTCGCTGTACGTGTGGACGCACGACTCCATCGGCCTGGGCGAAGACGGCCCCACCCACCAGCCTGTGGAGCAGCTCGCTTCGCTGCGCGCCATCCCGGGCCTGGATGTTGTCCGCCCGGGCGACGCCAACGAGGTTGCCGCAGCCTGGAAGGTCATGCTCGAGAACCACGAGAACCCGGCAGGCATCGTCCTGACCCGCCAGAACATCCCCACGTACGCACGTGGTGAAGGTGAAGCCAGCGGTGACACGTTCGCGTCCACCGCCGGCGTGGCAAAGGGCGGCTACGTCCTGGCCGAAGCCTCCAAGGGCGGCGAAACGGTTGACGCCCAGGTGATCCTGATCGGCACCGGTTCCGAGGTCCAGCTCGCCGTCGCAGCCCGCGAAGCCCTCCAGTCCGAAGGCATCGCCACCCGCGTTGTCTCCATGCCGTGCGTTGAGTGGTTCAACAAGCAGGACGAGGCATACCGCGAGTCCGTCCTTCCGTCCGACGTGAAGGCACGCGTTTCCGTCGAAGCCGGCCTTGCCCAGGGATGGCGCGAATTCGTTGGGGACGCCGGCCGTTCCATCAGCCTTGAGCACTTCGGCGCCTCCGCCGACTACAAGCGGCTCTTCACGGAGTTCGGCATCACCGCCGAAGCCGTTGCAGCCGCTGCCAAAGACTCGCTCGCAGCCGTCAACGCATAA